The Streptomyces sp. V3I7 genome segment ACGACGACGTAGGGCAGCGTCTCCGACTTCAGCGGCAGGCCGTCGGACTGGGTGAACGCCGTCTCGGGCTGGAACCAGCCGCCCGTGTCCTCGTTGCAGTGCGCCGAGCGCTGCCCGTCGCAGTCGATGTCCATGTCGGCCTTCCAGAACACCGCGCCGTTCTTGCCGCACACGGGGACCGTGGCCGCCGTGCCGCTGTCGGGGCGGTACTTGCCGTGCGAGACCTGGGAGCACGACGTCACCTTGGCCAGCAGCGAGGCCGCGTCGACCGAGCGCTCCCGGGCCGGCGCGACCGAATGCCCGGTGTGTGCGACGGACTGCCCGGCGTGCGTGACGGTGGGCGTGGCCGCGGCGGCCGGCAGTGCGGCCCCGCAGAACGCGCAGGCGGCAAGGGCCGCGGTGAGGGTCGGCGGGCGCCGTTTGCGGCGCATCGCCCCGGAGCGAAAACTGGGAAGACGGGACATTTTGGGCATTTAACCCGGATTTATCCCGAGAGTCACGCTGTTTCCGGGAGGTGAGGCGTCATGTTCGTCCGCACCGTTTACGCGACCGGCGACCCGGCGAAGATCGACACTGCGGTCAGGGCTCTGAACACGGAGGGGCGCGACCTGCTCGAAGAACGTCCCGGCTACCGCGGATCGGGCGTCTTCGTGGACCGGGAAACCGGCAAGATCCTGACCGTGAGCTGGTGGGACTCCGAGGAGAACAGACGTAACAGCGACACGGTGATGCGGGAGCGGCGCGGCGGCCTGCTGGCGCCGTTCGCGGGGACGGTGGCGGTCCGCAACTACGAGGTGGCCGTCGTCCACCCCGTCCGGCATCCACGGGCCGGCGGGGGACTGCGCATCACCACGCTGGAGTTCGCCCCCGCGGACACGGACCTGCTCGCCGAGACCTTCCGGGCGACCGTGGTGCCCCGGCTCGACACCCTCCCGGGGCTGGCACGCGCCGCCCTCTTCGTGGACCGGGAGCGCGGTCGGGGCCTGGTGGGCGTGGTTTTCGTCGACCGCGACGCGCTGGCCGCCTCCCGCGCGGCCCACGCGGAGATCCGGCGCGAAGGGGCGGCCAAGGCGCGGGTTGCCGTGACCGGCCTGGAGGAGTTCGAGGTGGTGCACGCGGACGTGCGTCTCGACTGACTCCCGGCACCGGGGAGTTCGGTCAGTGCGTGTCCCGACTCCGGCCGTCGGCAACGGGATCGAGGGGACGGTCGTACACCCCACCGCCGGCGCAAGGGGCGTACGACCGCTGTCGCCTGGTTTGCTCAGACCATGTCGAACGTCGCCGGGTCGGGACCCAGGCGGCGGTCCTCGTTCAGCGCGCTGATCGCCGCGAGGTCCTCGGTGTCCAGGCTGAAGTCGAAGACGTCGATGTTCTCCTGGATCCGGGACGGCGTCACGGACTTCGGGATCACGATGTTGCCCTCCTGGACGTGCCAGCGCAGCACGACCTGGGCCGGGGTGCGGTTGTGCTTCTGGGCGATCGCGATGATGGCCGGCACCTCCAGCAGGCCCTTGCCCGAACCGAGCGGCGACCAGGCCTCGGTGCGGATGCCCTGCTCGGCGTGGAACTCACGGGCCGCGCGCTGCTGGAGCTGCGGGTGGAGCTCGATCTGGTTGACCGCCGGGATGACCGACGTCTCGGAGATCAGCCGCTGGAGGTGCTCCGGAAGGAAGTTGGAGACGCCGATGGCGCGGATCCGGCCGTCGCTGTACAGCTTCTCCAGCGCCTTGTACGTGTCGACGTACTTGTCCTGGGCCGGCAGCGGCCAGTGGATCAGGTACAGGTCCACGTGGTCGAGGCCGAGCTTGTCCAGCGACGCGTCGAAGGCGCGCAGGGTGCTGTCGTAGCCCTGCTCGGCGTTCCAGAGCTTGGTGGTGACGAAGACGTCCTCGCGGGGCAGGCCGGAGGCGGCGATGGCCTTGCCGGTGCCCTCCTCGTTGCCGTAGATCGCCGCGGTGTCGATGCTGCGGTACCCGGCTTCCAGCGCGGTGGCGACGGCGCGCTCCGCCTCGTCGTCCGGCACCTGCCAGACACCGAAGCCCAGCTGGGGCATCTCGACGCCGTTGTTCAGGATGATCGGGGGGACCTTGCTGCTCACGAGCTCATGATCCTTCGCTTGTCGACAGGTGGCACTGTCATGGTCAACGATCACGGGCGGTCGCGCATTCCTGACCGGAGGATCCGACTCATTTTTGACCATGACATGACATGACATGTCACGTCCGGACGGCGGGGCCGCGCCGTCCTCACGCCCGGTACAGCGCGTTCACCTCGTTCTCGTACGCCTTCTCGATCGCCTTGCGCTTCAGCTTCAACGACGGCGTCAGCAGGCCGTGTTCCTCGGTGAACGACTCGGCGAGGATGCGGAACGTGCGGATCGACTCGGCCTGCGAGACCAGCGTGTTGGCGGCGACCACCGCGCGCCGCACCTCGGTCTCCAGATCGGGGTCCCGCACCAGTTGCGTGGGGGTCAGCTTCGGCTTGCCCCGCATGGTCAGCCAGTGGTCGACGGCCTCGTGGTCGAGGGTTATCAGGGCCGCGATGTAGGGGCGGTCGTTGCCGACGACGATGCACTGGTTGATCAGCGGATGGTCGCGGAC includes the following:
- a CDS encoding glycoside hydrolase family 75 protein, with amino-acid sequence MRRKRRPPTLTAALAACAFCGAALPAAAATPTVTHAGQSVAHTGHSVAPARERSVDAASLLAKVTSCSQVSHGKYRPDSGTAATVPVCGKNGAVFWKADMDIDCDGQRSAHCNEDTGGWFQPETAFTQSDGLPLKSETLPYVVVPGPSGIWNYADAGIKGGGVVAVIHGDKVAYAVVGDTGPTQIIGEASYATAKALGIDPDPVAGGTASGVTYILFKNSKVSPIESHSAAVTLGDRLARQFLRDN
- a CDS encoding aldo/keto reductase, which gives rise to MSSKVPPIILNNGVEMPQLGFGVWQVPDDEAERAVATALEAGYRSIDTAAIYGNEEGTGKAIAASGLPREDVFVTTKLWNAEQGYDSTLRAFDASLDKLGLDHVDLYLIHWPLPAQDKYVDTYKALEKLYSDGRIRAIGVSNFLPEHLQRLISETSVIPAVNQIELHPQLQQRAAREFHAEQGIRTEAWSPLGSGKGLLEVPAIIAIAQKHNRTPAQVVLRWHVQEGNIVIPKSVTPSRIQENIDVFDFSLDTEDLAAISALNEDRRLGPDPATFDMV